Proteins encoded within one genomic window of Sminthopsis crassicaudata isolate SCR6 chromosome X, ASM4859323v1, whole genome shotgun sequence:
- the SERTM2 gene encoding serine-rich and transmembrane domain-containing 2, protein MTELYFRHHGNLTGRAHFPTPATEVDTTADKYSNLYMYVGLFLSLLAILLILLFTMLLRLKHVISPITTENNGTGSPQFTNVEMHSRIPTP, encoded by the coding sequence ATGACTGAGCTCTATTTTCGTCACCATGGAAACCTCACCGGCAGGGCCCACTTCCCCACACCGGCAACAGAGGTCGACACCACAGCCGATAAGTACTCCAACCTTTATATGTATGTCGGCTTGTTCCTGAGTCTCCTGGCTATTTTGCTCATCTTGCTCTTCACTATGCTTCTGCGTCTTAAACACGTCATCTCGCCCATCACCACCGAGAACAACGGCACCGGCAGCCCCCAGTTCACAAATGTCGAGATGCACAGCCGCATCCCCACCCCTTAA